From Coriobacteriia bacterium, a single genomic window includes:
- a CDS encoding helix-turn-helix transcriptional regulator: protein MMSARGAAALGMFFAWQSTLITSLFPASGLSPLSPQVAFAFVACLTMAAILRGQLALHRPSSARLRAFWGLVGVTLGTLSACVATLVANAVLPVAYACSLVSGASLSLGLFVWILPLARMDARRRAGTLLAALAIAQVASFILGALPLGTPVVFAFVLCGLLAVAGLVVWDNASEGPSAEVTYRPTSSQHYRVLLVALVLYAFVFGSITGTTSHEMTPEGLGRLTRQIAWPGLIMALAGIAALLPSRGSVRLAVMGRVLTPLLAILFLAHIVLPASGRSWLPPITLAVWQFVQAFVILLVIEISQSGVGSLGLVFSAGWSLLSGGFAVGCLFGSTMGALFGTDESAVNALVVLHTVLAIIGSSLMAAARYPKAGGEPAREGDAATPSRQAVAPAAGGDAASGVPADAKGADDIARACAQLTARHGLSEREGEVLELLARGNTRQSIATRLVVSENTVRTHVKNIYSKLHIHSKQQLIDLVDTLRSPKA, encoded by the coding sequence ATGATGAGCGCGCGCGGCGCCGCTGCGCTCGGTATGTTCTTTGCCTGGCAGTCGACGCTGATCACGTCGCTGTTCCCGGCGTCCGGCCTGTCGCCCCTTTCTCCGCAGGTCGCGTTCGCGTTTGTGGCGTGTCTGACGATGGCCGCCATACTGCGCGGGCAGCTTGCCCTGCACCGCCCGTCCAGCGCGCGCCTGCGTGCGTTCTGGGGCCTTGTCGGGGTGACGCTGGGCACGCTGTCCGCCTGCGTTGCCACGCTCGTCGCAAACGCGGTGCTACCCGTGGCCTATGCGTGCTCGCTTGTGTCGGGCGCGTCGCTGTCGCTCGGCCTGTTCGTGTGGATCCTGCCCCTCGCGCGCATGGACGCCCGCCGCCGCGCCGGCACGCTGTTGGCTGCCCTGGCGATAGCACAGGTCGCGAGCTTCATTCTGGGGGCGCTGCCGCTGGGCACGCCCGTCGTGTTCGCGTTCGTTCTGTGCGGCCTGCTCGCCGTTGCCGGGCTTGTCGTGTGGGACAACGCAAGCGAGGGGCCGTCGGCGGAAGTCACGTATCGGCCCACGAGCTCCCAGCACTATCGAGTCCTGCTCGTGGCGCTCGTGCTGTACGCGTTCGTGTTCGGCTCCATCACGGGGACGACGTCGCACGAGATGACGCCGGAGGGCCTGGGTCGGCTGACGAGGCAGATCGCCTGGCCCGGCCTCATCATGGCACTCGCCGGCATAGCCGCCCTGCTGCCGTCGCGTGGCTCTGTGCGTCTTGCCGTCATGGGCCGCGTGCTCACGCCCCTGCTCGCGATCCTGTTCCTCGCACACATCGTGCTGCCTGCGAGCGGGCGCAGCTGGCTGCCTCCCATCACGCTAGCCGTCTGGCAGTTCGTGCAGGCGTTCGTCATCTTGCTCGTCATCGAGATATCGCAGAGCGGCGTTGGCAGCCTCGGCCTCGTGTTCTCGGCTGGCTGGTCGCTGCTTTCCGGCGGCTTTGCGGTCGGCTGCCTGTTCGGCAGCACCATGGGCGCGCTGTTTGGGACGGACGAGTCGGCCGTCAACGCGCTCGTCGTGTTGCACACGGTCCTCGCCATCATCGGGTCGAGCCTCATGGCGGCGGCCCGGTATCCGAAAGCCGGGGGAGAGCCTGCGCGCGAGGGCGACGCCGCGACGCCCTCGCGCCAAGCTGTGGCTCCCGCGGCCGGTGGGGACGCGGCGTCAGGCGTTCCGGCCGATGCCAAGGGCGCGGACGACATCGCGCGCGCCTGCGCACAGCTCACGGCGCGTCACGGGCTGTCCGAGCGCGAGGGGGAGGTCCTGGAGCTGCTGGCTCGCGGCAATACGCGCCAGTCCATCGCCACGAGGCTCGTCGTGTCGGAGAACACGGTGCGCACGCACGTCAAGAACATCTACAGCAAGCTGCACATCCATTCAAAGCAGCAGCTGATCGACCTCGTTGACACGCTGCGCTCTCCAAAGGCGTAG